The following coding sequences lie in one Rutidosis leptorrhynchoides isolate AG116_Rl617_1_P2 chromosome 6, CSIRO_AGI_Rlap_v1, whole genome shotgun sequence genomic window:
- the LOC139854958 gene encoding uncharacterized protein produces the protein MFPRLYRLELEKDVIISNIINTRSPYDAAVWVWSRPPVGRTLGDLNSLLDLIAGYTFDHSREDKWVWSNATNGLFTIKTMSSLINERLLSKIIVAGQTLINQLVLRKLEIFVWRAIKKCLPVRIELDNHGIDLPVVRCLNLGNFTNLSSSEILRGNTNNSVNMSTFGVKIWQAIERISAYYIWKNRNNVIFKNKSWSRSVAFNEIQIKSFEWISQRSRGRKFDWLTWLSNPSCYLSTM, from the exons ATGTTTCCAAGACTTTACCGGCTAGAGTTGGAGAAAGATGTCATCATCAGCAACATAATCAACACTCGCAGCCCTTATGATGCTGCTGTTTGGGTATGGTCCAGGCCTCCAGTGGGCCGAACTTTGGGCGATTTAAACTCTCTGTTGGATTTAATTGCAGGTTATACGTTCGATCATTCACGTGAAGACAAATGGGTCTGGTCCAATGCAACTAACGGGCTGTTTACTATCAAAACCATGTCATCTCTTATTAATGAACGGCTCCTTTCGAAGATCATTGTTGCGGGTCAAACTCTTATCAATCAGTTGGTTCTGAGAAAATTGGAGATATTCGTATGGAGGGCGATAAAAAAGTGTTTGCCGGTAAGAATTGAACTCGACAATCATGGAATTGATTTGCCCGTCGTTAGATGTCTG AATCTTGGTAATTTTACTAACTTAAGTTCGAGTGAAATTTTGCGTGGTAACACTAATAATTCGGTCAACATGTCAACATTCGGTGTGAAGATTTGGCAAGCGATCGAACGGATTAGTGCTTACTACATTTGGAAGAACCGTAACAATGTTATTTTCAAGAACAAGTCGTGGAGTCGTTCGGTGGCATTCAATGAAATCCAAATTAAATCGTTCGAGTGGATTTCACAAAGATCAAGAGGAAGAAAATTTGATTGGCTAACTTGGTTGAGTAACCCTAGTTGTTATCTTTCTACTATGTAA